From the Robbsia betulipollinis genome, the window GAGGGAACTGATCGCCTCGCCCCGCGCGATCGAATGAAACTCAGGGGCGCCGCGCCAATTGATATTTGGTGTGAGCACCTTGCAATCGCGTTGAAAGGTCCATCCGAAGGGATCGATTGGCACGCAAATCGGCTTTTGTGCATCGATGGCGTCGGCGAGTCCCTGCTATTGCGAATTGCCGATGTCCGGCATGCCCGGCGCGCGGCTGATCATGACGGCAAATGAAAACCAGCCGGACAGGGAGAACCATGCCGCAAACAGGACCGGTGCCAGCCCTGCCTGAGTGACGCAGTCATTTCCTGAATGATTTCTTCGTCTTTTTTCGAAATCATGCCTTGCCGATATCCGCGCAATATTGAACGACGGATTCCGTCCGTGGAAGTGCGTGGCGCTCATGTTCGAACTCCCGGTCTAGCGATCAGACGCCGCAGTTCCGCGAACTGCTGAAAGAGACAGCCGTTATGCGGAGGCAGCGCCTTGCCCGCGCCCGAACCGCCGGCTATCCCGATCACGAAGGGTCTGCGGCTCAACCGGAAAAAGCCGTTGCGACCGACCGCGTCGTGCCAGATGAAGAAAGGCGTGGCGTGCGGCGCGTCGTCGCCGCCCGTCGCTCACGCCCGCCTTCTCACCACCAGCCACTTCGGCGCCTTGAACCGCACGATGCTCACATACAGCCAGACGTAGGTCGCCGCGAACACCACCACGAAGCAGATCAGCACCGCGGTATGCCGCCAGAACAGCGTCGCCGGGATCACCGCCAGCAGGCACAGCATCCACAGATAGGGTGAGGTCAGCGAGTTGCGGCGCGTCAGTTCGCGCGCGGTGCGCGCGCCCACCGCCCAGCGCATCAGGCGTTTGTAGACCAGCATGTGCAGGTGCACGCCGTCCGGGATGCCCGGCGAGATGCCGCGCACGAAGCGCTTGCGGTAGATCGAGAAGCACGTCTCGAAAATCGGATACATCGCCAGCAGCACCGGGTACCACGCCGAGACCGAGGGGTTGCGCATCACCAGCAGGATCGACAGTTCGCCGAGCATGAAGCCGAGCAGGTAGGCGCCGCCGTCGCCCAGGAAAATCAGGCCGGCCGGGTAGTTCCAGATGAAAAACCCCAGGATCGCGCCCATCATGGCCAGCGAGGCGGACAGCACGACCGCGTCGCCCACCTGGAACGCGACATAGGCGAGCGAGACGAACATCATGAAGGCGACCATGGCCGCCAGACCGTTGAAGCCGTCGATGATGTTGACCGCGTTCGCCAGGCCGGCCACCGCCAGCACCGTGAGCGGCACGCCCAGCCAGGCGTAGGCCAGAAACGGATCGAGCAGGGGGATGTCGATATGGGTCACGCGAATGCCCATCGCCCACCACGCGAGCAGCGCGGCGGCCATCGTGGCGAGCAGCCGGATCGTCGGCGTCACGCGCTTCGTCAGGTCTTCCGTCAGGCCGGAGAGAAAGGCGGGCAGCCCGCAGCCGGCGATGACCAGCATGCCGTAGGAGACCGCCGGGTAGGCGAAATGCAGTTGCAGCCCGGCGACGACGAATCCCAGCAGGATGCCCACGCCGCCGATGCGCGGCACCGGCGTGGCGTGGAATTTCTGCACGCCGACGAGATCGACATCCGCCGACAGGCCCGCGTGCAGATGGGAGTAGCGCACGATCAACAGCGTGGCGAGCAGCGAGACGAGAAAGCCGAGGGCGAGACTGAGCATGACGCGAGTGAGATTGGCTGACGCGGGTGGCGGGTGGCCGGTGACGGGTGGGAACGCGGCGCTGGCCGGCGCCGGCGGCCGAGCGGATCGATGCGGCCGGACGGCCGATTATAGAGGATGCGGCGACGCGGCCGCATCAATCGGCCGCGTCAGTCGGCCTCGGCGGTGTAGCCCGCCGGGTTCCCCGACTGCCAGCGCCACTGATCGACGCACATCTGCGCCAGATCCCGTTCCGCCCGCCAGCCCAGCAAATTCGTGGCCGCGGCCGGATTCGCATAGCAGGCGGCGATGTCGCCCGGCCGGCGCGCGACGATCTCGTGCGCGATGGTCTTGCCGGAGGCTTTCTCGAACGCCTGGATGGCTTCGAGCACGCTATAGCCCTGTCCGGTGCCGAGGTTGACGGTGAAGCTGGCCGGCCGGCGCTGCAGTTCGTCGAGCGCGGCGAGGTGGCCGCGGGCGAGGTCGGCGACGTGGATGTAGTCGCGTACACCGGTGCCGTCCGGGGTCGGGTAATCGCCGCCGAAGACGCGCAGCTTGGCGAGGCGACCGACGGCGACCTGGGCGATGTAGGGCATCAGGTTGTTCGGGATGCCCTGCGGATCCTCGCCGATCAGGCCGCTTTCGTGCGCGCCCACGGGGTTGAAGTAGCGCAGGGTGGCGATGCGCCAGCTCGGGTCCGAGATCAGCAGGTCGCGCAGCACCTGCTCGGCGATGAGTTTGGTCTGGCCGTAGGGGTTGGTGGCCGACAGCGGAAAGCTCTCGTCGATGGGCACCGTGTGCGGGTCGCCGTAGACGGTGGCCGACGAGCTGAAGACGAACTGTTTGACGTCGCGGCGCGCCATCACGTCGAGCACGGCCAGCAGGCCTTCGAGGTTGTTGCGGAAGTAGGCGAGCGGCTTGGCGACGGATTCGCCGACGGCCTTGAGCGCGGCGAAGTGGATGGTCGCGGTGATCGGGTGCGCGTCGAATACGCGCTCCAGCAGGGCGGTGTCGCGCACGTCGCCTTCGACGAAGCTGACGGGACGGCCGGCGATGCGTTCGATGCGGCGGATGGCCTCGCGCTTGCTGTTCACGAGATTGTCCAGCACGACGACATCGTAGCCCTCGCCCAACAATTCCACGCTGGTGTGCGCGCCGATGAATCCCGCGCCGCCGGTGACGAGGATGGTTCCCTTGCCGTTCATGGTTGCTTCCCTGATAGAAAAATGGTCTTGCCGCTGACCTGGTCCAGCGTCCGTTGATAGGCGCCGATGACGACCTGTTCGTCGAATTCCCGCTCGGCCTTGCGGCGCGCGGCGTCTTCCATCGTTTTGCGTTGCTGCGCCGGCAGGCACAGTACCCGCTGCATCGCCTCGGCGAGCCGCTGGGCGCTGCGGGCCTCGCACAGTATGCCATTGACGCCGTCCTCCACGACCTCGACGCAACCCGGCACCCGCGTGGCGATCGCGATGCGGCCCATCGCGGCGGCTTCCAGCAAGGTGCGCGGCACGCCTTCCCGATAGGACGGCAGGACGATGCAGTCGGCCGCGGCGATATGCGGACGCACATCATCGGCTTCGCCGAGGTAATCGATCAGTCCCTCAGCGCACCAAGCGTCGACTTCCGCGCGGGAAATCGCGCTGGGGTTGGCGACGCCCACCGGGCCGAGCAGTTGCCAGCAGGCCTCGGGGAAGCGCGCCTTGAGCTGTCGGGCGGCATCGACGAATTCGCCCACGCCCTTGTCCCACAGCAGGCGGCCGATGAGCAGGAAGCGAAACCGCCCGTCCGGCGCGTGCGGGCGCACCGCGAAGCGGGCCAGGTCCACGCCCTCGCCGCGCAGCAGCCGCGCGCGCCCGGGATGCACGAGCAGATCGCGCGACAGGAAGGCGTCGCGGTCGTCGGGATTCAGGAACCAGACTTCGCGCGGGAAGCGGAAGGCGAGCCGGTACAGGCCCTGCGCGATGCGCGCGGCGCGGCTGGCGTGCAGGAAGACGTAGCCCAGACCGGTGGTGACGGCGACCGACGGCACGCGCGCCAGGGCGGCGGCCAGGGTGCCATAGATGTTCGGCTTGATGGTGTAGTGAAAGACGACGTCGGGCCGCGTGCGGCGATAGATCCGGAAGAGGCTGGCAAGCGTGCGCAGGTCTTCCACCGGCCGCGTGCCCTGCGAGGCGAGCGCCAGATCGACGCAGGTGCAGCCCATCGCCGTGAGCGGCGCGAACGCGGCATCGCGCGGCGCGACGATGGTCACGCGCGCGCCGGCGCGCGCGAGCGCCTCGAGCAGGCCGCGCCGGTAATTCAGGATCGACCAGGCGGTGTTCGACACCAGGCAGATGTGCAGGGGCGCGGCCGTGTCCGGGCCGCGGGCGAACAGGGTTCGCTTGAGCGATTGCAGCCAGGCGTAGGGCATGATGAAATGGGTCAGGTTTTTCGCCAGGCCGAGCCAGTAGAAGGGGTTGAGCGGTTCCGCGTGCCGGCATTGCAGGCGCAGCGTCGAGCGGATCTGCTGGCGCCGGCGCGTGGCGCTGATGCCGCCTTCGTTGAGTTCGTAACGGATGCCGATTTCCGGCAGGTTGGCGCAGTCGTCGTGCCGCATGATCCGCAGGAACAGATCGAGGTCCTCGGCGGCCGGATAGTCCGCGCGGTAGTTGCCGGCGCGCCGCACCGCGTCGCCGCGCAGCATCATGGCCGGATGAATGAAGCAACTGCGCGCGAAGCGCTGGCGGCGGATGTCGGCCGGCGCGGCGGGAGGGGCCAGCACATACGCCCCCGCGCCTCCTGCGCCTCCCGCGTTTGCGCGGCGAACCGCCTGTGCCCACATGCCCACCGCGCCCACGCGGGGATGGGCGTCGAGATAGCGGCGTTGTTTCGACAGGCGCCCGGGGAGCGCCAGGTCGCCCGCATCGATGCGCGCGATGTAGTCGACGCGGCTGGCGCCCGCGTCGTCGCCATCGGCGAGGAGGCGTTCGACGCCAGCGGCGAGCGCGGCTTCGATGCCGCCATTGCGCGCGATGCGCAATACCTCGATGCGCAGGTTCGCGGGCGGCGCGCCGGCCAGCGGGGCGTGGGGGTCGAAGGGCGGCTGGCTGCCGTCGTCCACGACCAGCACGCGCAGCACGGGCCAGTCGGGCTCGTCGAGCGAGACGATCGTGCGCCAGGCGTCGGCCAGCGCGTTGTAGACCGGCAGCAGGACCGCGACGGATGAGGAGGGTGCGGCAGCATTCATGATGGACTCACGGACAGCACCCGTTGAATATAGACGGCATCGGCCGCGAGGGCGACGCCATAGCCGATTGCCAGGCCCGCGAGCGCGCCGAAGCCGCCGAAGGCGGGAATCAGCAGCAGGTTCGCGACGCAGGCGGCGCACAGGGCGGCCGCCCATTTTGCCAGCACGACGTAACGCGCCTGGTATTTGAGGACGATCAGGTTGCAGATCGCCTCGAGTCCGGCGAGCACGGACAGCCACGCGGCCCATCGCAGGAAAGCGGCCGCATGCTCGAAGCCCGGGCCGAAGACGAGGCGGATGATGAAGGGCGCGCACGCGCCGATCACCACGGCGCCGAGCGCCATCGTCGCGCCCGTGAGCATCAGCAGGCGGACGAGATTGCGACGCAGCCGCGCCGGCTCGGCGACGCGATAGACGAAGGCGGGCGCCACGGTCTGCGCGAGCATCAGCGCCAGGGTGATCCAGTTTTCGTTCAGTTGCTGCGCGGCGGCGTAACGGCCCAGTTCGGCGAAGCCGACATAGTGCTGGAGCATCAGCCGGTCGAGCTTCATGAACAGGTACATGCAGACCAGACCGAGCCAGAATACCGAGCCCGCGGCGGCGAAATGGCGCAGCAGCGCCGGGTCGACGCGCCAGCGAAAACCGGCATGCCGGCGTTGATAGATCAGCAAGCCGAGGCCGATCACGGCGGATTCCACCGCCCAGACCCCGCCGAAGCCGCCGGGCGGCAAGGCCGCGCGCGCCAGCAGGAAGACCGCAAGCGCCTTGACCAGCGCGCTGGACAGGCTCAGGAGCAGCGCGGGTCTGGAATAGGTGCGCGCCTGAAGCCAGGCGCTGACCACGCCGAACGGTTCCCGAAACACCAGCGTCAGCGCCAGGCCGGCGAGCATGGCCGCGACGACCGGATCGAACGGCCCCTGCGCGTGGCCCAGCGCGCGGCCCGCGGCGAGCAGCGTCCAGACCAGCGCGAGGGCGGTGAGCGACACCGCCATGCGCAGCGCGAACGCGCTACCCATGATGCTGGCGAGCGGGGCGCCGTCGGGCGCGGCGCCCGGCGCGCATTTTTTACCGGGGCGCGGTGCGGTATGATCGGGGCGTCGACCGTCATTCCGAGAGGCCTCCTCGCGCGCGCCGGCGGCCACCATCGCCGGCACGAGGATCTCGGCGCCACACACCCAGGTCAGCGGCGCGGCCACGGTCAGCAGGGTGTTGGCGTACTGCCACTTGCCGAAGACGTCCGGTCCCAGGTAGCGCGCGAGGACGCCGCTGGTGACGATCGCGACACCGATCTGCGTCAGGCGTTCGGCCGCGAGCCAGCCCAGATTGGCCAGCGCCGCGCCCGCGTCGCCGCGCAGCAGCCGGCCCGCGCCGCGCCATGGGCGATCCATGCCGCCCGTCACGCGGCGCGGCGCGTGGCAGCGGCGCGACGGCCGGCAGGGGGAGCGGGAAGTGTGCCGCTACGTGCGGTAGAGAGCAATACGCGCGCAAGGCTTCGCATAGAATGTCCGGTAAGGGGCCTGCCTCGGCACGGGGGTGCGGGGGCGGCGTCAGCCGACGGGGACATCGTCCGCACGTCGGTTTGGCAGTGACAACCCGTAATCAGCCCGCAATTATATTGAAGTCGGCATGGTTTCTGCATGCCGATCCGATGATTTTCAAAAAACAAAGGTACGGCACAGCAATGGTTTCCAACTCCATTTTCAAGGCATACGACATCCGTGGCGTGATCGGCAAGACGCTGGACGCGGACGTGGCGCGACAGATCGGCAAGGCCTACGGCAGCGAAGTGCGCGAGAAGGGCGGCGATGCCGTCGTCATCGGCCGCGACGGCCGCCTGTCGGGCCCGGAGCTGTCCGTGGCGCTGGCCGAAGGCCTGCGCTCGGCCGGCGTGGACGTGGTGGACATCGGCATGGTGCCGACGCCGGTCGGCTATTTCGCGACGAACGTGCCGTTGAAGCTGGAGGGCGGCGAGCGCGACGTGGATTCGTGCATCGTCATCACGGGAAGCCACAATCCGCCGGACTACAACGGTTTCAAGATGGTCCTGCGCGGCCAGGCGATCTACGGCGACGCGATCCAGGGCCTGTACCAGCGGATCGTCGACCAGCGCTTCACCGAAGGCGCGGGCGCGTTGCACGCCTACGACATCGCCGATGAGTACATCGCGCGCATCGTCGGCGACATCAAGGCCGTGCGCCCGATGAAGCTGGTGCTCGACGCCGGCAACGGCGTGGCGGGCGGGCTCGCGCCGCGTCTGTTCAAGGCGCTGGGCGCCGAGGTGCAGGAACTGTTCTGCGAGGTCGACGGCAATTTCCCGAACCACCACCCAGACCCGGCGCACGCGGAGAACCTGCAGGACGTGATCCGCGCGCTGAACGAGACCGACGCCGAGATCGGCTTCGCGTTCGACGGCGACGGCGACCGCCTGGGGGTGGTGACCAAGGACGGCCAGATCATCTATCCGGATCGTCAACTGATGCTGTTCGCCGAGGAAGTGCTGTCGCGCAACCCGGGCGGCCAGATCATTTACGACGTGAAGTGCACGCGCAACCTCGCCACCTGGGTGCGCGAGAAGGGCGGCGAGCCGCTGATGTGGAAAACGGGCCACTCGCTGGTCAAGGCCAAGCTGAAGGAAACCGGCGCGCCGCTCGCGGGCGAGATGAGCGGCCACGTGTTCTTCAAGGACCGCTGGTACGGTTTCGACGACGGCCTGTACACCGGCGCGCGGATGCTGGAGATCCTCTCGCGCGTGGCCGACCCGAGCGCCCTGCTCAACGGCCTGCCGAACTCGCTGTCCACGCCCGAACTGCAGATCAAGCTCGAGGAAGGCGAGAATGTCGCCCTGATCGCCAAGATGCAGAAAAACGCCCAGTTCACCGGTGCGGACGACGTCGTGACGATCGACGGCATGCGCGTCGAGTATCCGGACGGCTTCGGTCTGGCACGCTCGTCGAACACCACGCCGGTGGTCGTCCTGCGTTTCGAGGCCGACAACGAGGCGGCGCTGACGCGCATCCAGGAGGACTTCCGCCGTGTCATCCTGGCGGAGAAGCCGGACGCGAAACTGCCGTTCTGACGGCAGCGCCACCGGACCGCGCCGCGCCGCCTGGCCGCAGGTCCGCCGGCGAGAGATTCGACGGCAAGAGGTTCGACGGCACGTTCGGTGACCCGGAAGGGCGGTGCGCGGCAGGACCGCGCACCGCCCCTGCACACGATTGGTTACAGATTTGTTACCACATCGTTTCATGTGGCGTCCTATTGACGCGGTAAAATCGTTGTTTTTTTCAACGAATGACTGCCTCTGACCGTCCGCCCTTGAAAATCGCCATCGTAAAAGTGTCGTCGCTGGGCGATGTGGTGCATGCCATGCCGGTTATTGCCGATATTCGCCGGCATCATCCCGATGCGCAGATCGATTGGGTCGTCGAGGAGGCGTTCGTCGACCTGGTGCGTCTGGTGCACGGCGTACGGCGGGTGATTCCGGTCGCCCTGCGGCGCTGGCGGCACCAGCCGTTCGCCTCGCGCACGCGCGGCGAGTGGGCGGCCTGCAAGCGTCAGTTGCGCGAAGAACAATACGACCACGTGATCGATTGCCAGGGCTTGGTGAAAACCGCCTGGCTGGCATCGCGCGCGCGCGGGCCGGTGACGGGACTCGCGAACCGCACCGACGGCGCGGGCTACGAATGGCCGGCCCGTTATTTCTACCAGACGTCGATTCCCATCGAGCGCCGCACCCACGTGGTCGAGCGTTCGCGCCAGCTCGTCGCGGCGGCGTTGCGGCTGCCCGTGCCCGAGGTCGATCCGTCGCAGATCGATTTCGGCCTCGACACCCGCGCGAGCGCGCTGGCGCTGGCGCAAGTGGGCATGAACCTGCCGGTGCCGTATGTGGTCTTCGTCCACGCCAGTTCCCGCGCGGACAAGCAATGGCCGGAAACCGAGTGGATCGCGCTGGGCGAGGCGCTGGTGCGGCGGGGCGCCTCCATCGTCCTGCCCTGGGGCAACGAGGAAGAGCACCTGTGCAGCAAGCGCATCGCCGAGGCGTTCGGCGACGCGGCGCTGGTGCCGCCGCGTCTCTCGCTGCCCGCGGTGGTCGGGCTGCTCGACGGCGCGGCCGCGACGGTCGGCGTGGACACCGGGCTCGTGCATATCGCCGCGGCGCTGAAGCGGCCGACCGTCGAGCTGTACAATTTCTCGACCGCCTGGCGCACCGGGGGCTACTGGTCGCAGAAAGTCATCGAGATCGGCGCCGCGAACCAGCCGCCGCACCTGGTGGATGTCAAGCGCGCGCTGGGCGATTTCGGTCTCCTGTGACGTCGCGCGGGCCCGGCGCGCCGCAAATCGGCTATCCTGCCGGATGATCGGTCCGATCTTCTGAAAAGCGCCTGTCCATGAGCACCTCTCAAATCATCGAAGTCGAAGGCGACTGGGATGCCCGTCACCTGTCGGCGCCCCGCGAAACCCTGGTGGCCGCGCTCGAGCGGGGCCGCGTGCTGTACTTCCCCCATCTCGATTTTCCGCTGGATGCCGACGAGACCGCCCTGCTGGACCCGGCGATCGCGGATCCCAAGCGCAAGAACATCAGTCTCGCGCCCGATGGCGCGCTGGCCGGCGTGGCCGGCGACGCGGCGGCGCAGGCCCGGGTCCGCGCGCTGATCACCCGCTACCAGGCGCGTGCGGCAAGCCTGATCGACGGTCTCGCGCCGGCTTACCGCGGCCGCCTGCGCGCGGCGCCCACCAGCCTGCGCCTGCACCGCGTGGAGACGCGCCAGACCTCGTGGCGTGCCGACGACAGCCGGCTGCACCTGGATGCCTTTCCGTCCCGCCCGAACCGCGGCGAGCGGATCCTGCGCATTTTCACGAACGTCAATCCCGGGGGCGAGCCGCGCGTGTGGCGCGTCGGCGAACCGTTCGAGGACGCCGCGCGGCGCTTCCTGCCCCGCATCGCGCCGCAACGGCCGGGCAGCGCCTGGCTGTTGCAGACGCTGGGCATCACCAAATCGCGGCGCACGCCGTACGATCACCTGATGCTCGGCCTGCACGATGCGATGAAGGCCGATCTCGAATATCAAAAAAGTTGCGAACAGCAGACGATGCCGTTTCCGCCCGGCAGCGTCTGGGTCTGTTTCTCGGACCAGACCTCGCATGCGGTGATGTCGGGGCAGTTCATGCTCGAACAAACCTTCTTCCTGCCCGCCGCGGCGATAGTCGAGCCCGCGTGCGCGCCGCTGGGCGTGCTCGAACGGCTGACCGGCCGCACGCTGATCTGAGCCGCCGCATGCCTTCCTCGTCTGCCGTGCCCGCGTGGCGGATTCGTCTGCTGCGCGCCGTCTATCGCTGTCTCTGGTGGCTGGTCGCGCCGGGCGCCGTGGTGCGTCTGCTGTGGCGCTCGCGCCAGGAAGCGGGTTACCGGCGCCATATCGGCGAGCGCTTCGGATTCGGCGGGGCGGTCGTTGGCGGCGCGCCCTCCGGCGGCGTGTCTCCGGGCGTTCGTCCGCTGATCTGGGTGCATGCGGTCTCGGTGGGCGAGACGCGCGGCGCGCAACCCCTGATCGACGCCTTGCTGGCCGCCCATCCCGAGGCGCAGCTGCTCATCACGCACATGACGCCAGGCGGCCGCGCGGCCAGTCTCGCGCTGTTCGGCGACCGGGTGATCCGCGCCTATCTGCCGTACGACATGCGCGGTCCGGTGCGGCGTTTCCTGCGGCACTACCGGCCGCATGTCGGCGTGGTGATGGAAACCGAGGTGTGGCCGACGCTGATCGACGAATGCGCACGGGCCGGCGTGCCGCTGGTGCTCGCCAACGCCCGCATGTCCGAGCGCTCGTTCCGGCGCGCGGCGCGCTTTGGCGCCGGCGCGCGCGCGGTCTTCGGGGGGCTGACGGCGGTGCTGGCGCAGACCGAGGCGGACCGTCAGCGCCTGGCCGCGCTCGGCGCGCGGCGGGTCGACGTGCTGGGCAACATCAAGTTCGACGTGCGGATCGACCCGGCGCTCGTCGCGCGCGGACAGCGCTGGCGCGCGGCGATCGGCGCCCGGCCCGTGTGGGTGGCGGCGAGCACGCGGGAAGGGGAGGAAACGCTGGTGCTGGAAGCGTTCGCCCGGCAACTCGCCGTCGGTCCGGCCGACGCGCTGCTGATCCTGGTGCCGCGCCATCCGCAACGTTTCGACGAGGTGAGCGATCTGGTGTCGCGCGCGTGGCGCGGCATTCGGCGCACGGCATGGGCCGCGGCGGCACCGGATGCGGGATTGCTGGCGCTGGACATCCAGGTGATGGTCGGCGATTCGATGGGCGAACTCGCGGCCTATTACGCCGCGGCGGATCTGGCCTTCATCGGCGGCAGCCTCGTGCCCACCGGCAGCCACAACCTGATCGAGGCGGCGGCGGTGGGCTGCCCGGTGCTCGTCGGGCCGCACACCTTCAATTTCGCGCAGGCCAGCCTGCATGCGATCGAATCGGGCGCCGCGTTGCGGGTCGATTCGCCCACGGCGCTGGGGGAGTCGGTGGCCGCGCTATTGTCCGACCCCGCGCGCCGGCGGACGATGGCGACGGCGGCGCGCGCGTTCGCCGAACGGGATCGCGGCGCCACCGCGCGCACGGTCGAGGCGCTCGCGACGTATCTGGCGCGCTAGCGGCGAAAACGGCGCGAGCGGTAATTCACGGCAGACGGCTCAATACGTCGGCACCGACGGGTCGACCTGACGCGACCATGCGTCGATGCCGCCCGACAGGTTCAAGACCTGGGTGAAGCCGCGCGATTCGAGAAACATCGCGACCTGCGCGCTGCGCGCGCCATGGTGGCAGATGCAGACGACTTCGGCGTCCGGGTCGATTTCCTCGCTGCGCGCCGGGATCTGGCTCATCGGGATCGACGTGCTGCCGGCGATCGCGGCCGTCTGCACTTCCCAGGGCTCGCGCACGTCGAGCAGGACCGGAGCGGGGCGGGACGCGTCGGCGAGGCGTTCGGCGAGAGCGGTGGGGGCGAGCTGTTGCATCGAAGGTCCGGAAAATGAGACACGAAACGGAAAAGTGGTGCCGGCGGCTGGCGCCGACGGCACCCTCATGCGGTCAAAAGGCCGGTCAGAACGTGAAACGCTGCGGCTGCAAGGCGTTGCGCAGCGGCGTCACATAGGTCTCGAACAGGTCGACGATGCGGAATTCGGTTTCGTTCAGCCGCGTGGCGATCTGCGCCTTCATCACCGGTGCATCGCCGACGAAGGCGGACATCCGGCCGCCCACCTTCAATTGCTCGAGCAGCGTCTGCGGCAGTACCGGCAGGCCGCCGGAGACGACGATCACGTCGTACGGCGCGTTCGCGGGCCAGCCGCGCGCGGCGTCCCCGACGGCCAGTTCCACGTTCGATACCGCGTTCGCGAGCAGGTTCTGCTGCGCGAAGGCGGCGATCTCCGGGTCCAGTTCGACGCTCAGCACCTGCTGCGCGCGGGCGCCGAGCAGGGCGGCCATATAGCCCGAGCCGGTACCGATCTCCAGCACCGATTCATGCTTGCGCACCGCGAGTTCCTGCAGGATGCGCGCTTCGATCTTCGGCGACAGCATGTGCTCGCCGTGCGGCAGCGGAATGTCGAAATCGGCAAAGGCCAGATTGCGGTACGGCGCCGTGACGAACTGCTCGCGTTTGACGACCGCCAGCAGTTCGAGCACGTCGCTGTCCAGCACCTCCCAGGGCCGGATCTGCTGCTCGATCATGTTGAAGCGCGCTTGTTCGATATTCATGATGTTTGCCAATGCCTGCCGATGTCGGGGAATGCCGCACCGGGGATTGTAACAAATCGGTTTGCATCCCGGCAGCGCATTGCCGTGGCAAGCGCGAAGGCTTCCGGTAAGATCGTCGTTCGCCGTGGGGTCGGCGCACCGGCCGCGCAGGGTCCGGCGCGCGTGGTCCGGCGGATCGAATCAACCATCCGGCGCGCGGCCGGATCCCGCAAAGGAGCGAGTGCGATGAGCAGTGAATTGGACCGGCGGACGGTATCCGAGCGGCGCCGTCTGGTGTTGCAGCTGGGCGTGGCGACGGCGCTGGCCGGCGTGTTGCCGTTGGGCGCGTGCGCGACCTTTCCCTTTCTCCCGGATCACTACACGTTCAGCGTGGCGGAAATGCAGCGCGCCGTGGCCCGCAAGTTCCCTTATCACAAGCGCATCTCGCAGATCGTCGATCTGACGCTCGACGACCCGGTCCTGGGAACCCGGCCGGACGCGAACCGGCTCTCGATCGGCGCGCACGCGCATATC encodes:
- a CDS encoding oligosaccharide flippase family protein is translated as MDRPWRGAGRLLRGDAGAALANLGWLAAERLTQIGVAIVTSGVLARYLGPDVFGKWQYANTLLTVAAPLTWVCGAEILVPAMVAAGAREEASRNDGRRPDHTAPRPGKKCAPGAAPDGAPLASIMGSAFALRMAVSLTALALVWTLLAAGRALGHAQGPFDPVVAAMLAGLALTLVFREPFGVVSAWLQARTYSRPALLLSLSSALVKALAVFLLARAALPPGGFGGVWAVESAVIGLGLLIYQRRHAGFRWRVDPALLRHFAAAGSVFWLGLVCMYLFMKLDRLMLQHYVGFAELGRYAAAQQLNENWITLALMLAQTVAPAFVYRVAEPARLRRNLVRLLMLTGATMALGAVVIGACAPFIIRLVFGPGFEHAAAFLRWAAWLSVLAGLEAICNLIVLKYQARYVVLAKWAAALCAACVANLLLIPAFGGFGALAGLAIGYGVALAADAVYIQRVLSVSPS
- a CDS encoding phosphomannomutase/phosphoglucomutase, translated to MVSNSIFKAYDIRGVIGKTLDADVARQIGKAYGSEVREKGGDAVVIGRDGRLSGPELSVALAEGLRSAGVDVVDIGMVPTPVGYFATNVPLKLEGGERDVDSCIVITGSHNPPDYNGFKMVLRGQAIYGDAIQGLYQRIVDQRFTEGAGALHAYDIADEYIARIVGDIKAVRPMKLVLDAGNGVAGGLAPRLFKALGAEVQELFCEVDGNFPNHHPDPAHAENLQDVIRALNETDAEIGFAFDGDGDRLGVVTKDGQIIYPDRQLMLFAEEVLSRNPGGQIIYDVKCTRNLATWVREKGGEPLMWKTGHSLVKAKLKETGAPLAGEMSGHVFFKDRWYGFDDGLYTGARMLEILSRVADPSALLNGLPNSLSTPELQIKLEEGENVALIAKMQKNAQFTGADDVVTIDGMRVEYPDGFGLARSSNTTPVVVLRFEADNEAALTRIQEDFRRVILAEKPDAKLPF
- the waaC gene encoding lipopolysaccharide heptosyltransferase I is translated as MPVIADIRRHHPDAQIDWVVEEAFVDLVRLVHGVRRVIPVALRRWRHQPFASRTRGEWAACKRQLREEQYDHVIDCQGLVKTAWLASRARGPVTGLANRTDGAGYEWPARYFYQTSIPIERRTHVVERSRQLVAAALRLPVPEVDPSQIDFGLDTRASALALAQVGMNLPVPYVVFVHASSRADKQWPETEWIALGEALVRRGASIVLPWGNEEEHLCSKRIAEAFGDAALVPPRLSLPAVVGLLDGAAATVGVDTGLVHIAAALKRPTVELYNFSTAWRTGGYWSQKVIEIGAANQPPHLVDVKRALGDFGLL
- the galE gene encoding UDP-glucose 4-epimerase GalE, which encodes MNGKGTILVTGGAGFIGAHTSVELLGEGYDVVVLDNLVNSKREAIRRIERIAGRPVSFVEGDVRDTALLERVFDAHPITATIHFAALKAVGESVAKPLAYFRNNLEGLLAVLDVMARRDVKQFVFSSSATVYGDPHTVPIDESFPLSATNPYGQTKLIAEQVLRDLLISDPSWRIATLRYFNPVGAHESGLIGEDPQGIPNNLMPYIAQVAVGRLAKLRVFGGDYPTPDGTGVRDYIHVADLARGHLAALDELQRRPASFTVNLGTGQGYSVLEAIQAFEKASGKTIAHEIVARRPGDIAACYANPAAATNLLGWRAERDLAQMCVDQWRWQSGNPAGYTAEAD
- a CDS encoding glycosyltransferase family 4 protein, whose product is MSNTAWSILNYRRGLLEALARAGARVTIVAPRDAAFAPLTAMGCTCVDLALASQGTRPVEDLRTLASLFRIYRRTRPDVVFHYTIKPNIYGTLAAALARVPSVAVTTGLGYVFLHASRAARIAQGLYRLAFRFPREVWFLNPDDRDAFLSRDLLVHPGRARLLRGEGVDLARFAVRPHAPDGRFRFLLIGRLLWDKGVGEFVDAARQLKARFPEACWQLLGPVGVANPSAISRAEVDAWCAEGLIDYLGEADDVRPHIAAADCIVLPSYREGVPRTLLEAAAMGRIAIATRVPGCVEVVEDGVNGILCEARSAQRLAEAMQRVLCLPAQQRKTMEDAARRKAEREFDEQVVIGAYQRTLDQVSGKTIFLSGKQP
- a CDS encoding MraY family glycosyltransferase, yielding MLSLALGFLVSLLATLLIVRYSHLHAGLSADVDLVGVQKFHATPVPRIGGVGILLGFVVAGLQLHFAYPAVSYGMLVIAGCGLPAFLSGLTEDLTKRVTPTIRLLATMAAALLAWWAMGIRVTHIDIPLLDPFLAYAWLGVPLTVLAVAGLANAVNIIDGFNGLAAMVAFMMFVSLAYVAFQVGDAVVLSASLAMMGAILGFFIWNYPAGLIFLGDGGAYLLGFMLGELSILLVMRNPSVSAWYPVLLAMYPIFETCFSIYRKRFVRGISPGIPDGVHLHMLVYKRLMRWAVGARTARELTRRNSLTSPYLWMLCLLAVIPATLFWRHTAVLICFVVVFAATYVWLYVSIVRFKAPKWLVVRRRA